In Gemmatimonadales bacterium, a single window of DNA contains:
- a CDS encoding MBL fold metallo-hydrolase, which yields MTRLVVLGSGSKGNALAIEHNGDTLLVDVGFSAREIRRRAAAAGVSLDRVVGIALTHEHGDHTSGAPLLARDLDAPIVCSGGTWARLRDKLGKARHAPLSMTTTVELGPFRIDSAETSHDAMEPVALAISTSTASIGVAYDLGRPTAAVRYLLRARTALVLEANHDDVLLRTSGYPPVVQQRIAGAGGHLSNRVAAELLADLVHPDLAVVVLAHLSARCNTRDHAHGAVAPALEAAGFTGELHVAGQDDATGPFEFAGRTPPITSPTIA from the coding sequence GTGACCCGACTCGTTGTCCTCGGCTCCGGCTCCAAGGGAAACGCCCTCGCCATCGAGCACAACGGTGACACGCTCCTGGTGGACGTGGGATTCAGCGCCAGGGAAATCCGCCGCCGCGCCGCCGCGGCGGGCGTCTCGCTCGATCGGGTCGTCGGCATCGCGCTGACCCACGAGCACGGCGATCACACCTCCGGCGCCCCCCTCCTCGCCCGCGACCTCGACGCGCCCATCGTCTGCAGCGGTGGCACCTGGGCCCGCCTGCGCGACAAACTGGGCAAGGCACGGCACGCCCCGCTCTCGATGACCACCACCGTCGAGCTCGGGCCCTTCCGGATCGATTCAGCCGAAACGAGCCACGACGCGATGGAGCCGGTGGCGCTCGCCATCTCCACCTCGACCGCAAGCATCGGCGTCGCCTACGACCTCGGCCGGCCGACCGCGGCCGTGCGGTACCTCCTGCGGGCGCGCACGGCGCTGGTCCTCGAGGCCAACCATGACGACGTGCTGCTGCGTACCAGCGGATATCCGCCCGTGGTCCAGCAGCGCATCGCGGGGGCCGGCGGGCACCTCTCCAACCGGGTGGCAGCCGAACTTCTTGCCGACCTCGTCCACCCCGACCTCGCCGTCGTCGTGCTGGCGCACCTGAGCGCCCGGTGCAACACGCGCGACCACGCGCACGGGGCCGTCGCGCCCGCGCTCGAAGCGGCCGGATTCACCGGCGAGCTGCACGTCGCGGGGCAGGACGACGCGACAGGACCATTCGAATTCGCCGGCCGGACGCCGCCGATCACCTCACCGACCATTGCCTGA
- a CDS encoding putative sugar nucleotidyl transferase yields the protein MSDRPLYLLEPIAPGAAWAPFAGVRPVAELRAGIWRIRDRWEGFFDAETALILGDHCAGFFEGAEPPVQPMAPVQGPCIVAASWFAPTGEPLELDPAARRLTHEGETVAWLVADGEEWTAPHDEGDAQEIDGILLHGAYDILTALEHLLPADCADLLANRGDDLPGGSIVIGEPTEVVILGGFVEPGVVFDTRGGGIIIDEGAQVRSGARLEGPLYVGPQTVILGGDVRGSVFGPQCRVRGEVSASVFHGYVNKAHDGFVGHSVLGAWVNLGAGTTTSNLKNTYGEIRLEPSGERIETGRMFLGSLIADHAKTAIGTMLSTGTIVGAGANVFGGPVPKSVPPFAWGMVGEERVTETGFLEIAGRVFPRRQVELTPERSAALSATYRRLTGS from the coding sequence ATGTCTGACCGGCCACTCTACCTGCTTGAGCCGATCGCTCCCGGGGCCGCCTGGGCTCCCTTCGCCGGCGTGCGGCCGGTGGCGGAACTCCGCGCCGGTATCTGGCGCATCCGCGACCGGTGGGAGGGGTTCTTCGACGCGGAAACCGCCCTCATTCTCGGGGACCACTGCGCCGGCTTCTTCGAGGGCGCGGAACCGCCGGTGCAGCCGATGGCCCCCGTGCAGGGGCCGTGCATCGTGGCGGCCAGCTGGTTTGCCCCCACTGGGGAGCCGCTCGAGCTCGACCCGGCGGCACGGCGCCTGACGCACGAGGGTGAGACGGTGGCCTGGCTGGTGGCCGACGGCGAAGAGTGGACCGCCCCCCACGACGAGGGCGACGCCCAGGAAATCGACGGGATCCTGCTCCACGGTGCCTACGACATCCTGACCGCGCTCGAGCACCTGCTCCCCGCCGACTGCGCCGATCTCCTGGCCAATCGCGGCGACGACCTGCCGGGCGGCTCCATCGTCATTGGCGAGCCGACGGAAGTCGTCATCCTGGGCGGATTCGTGGAGCCGGGCGTCGTCTTCGATACCCGCGGCGGCGGGATCATCATCGATGAGGGCGCGCAGGTACGCAGCGGCGCACGGCTCGAAGGTCCGCTCTATGTCGGCCCCCAGACCGTCATCCTCGGCGGCGATGTGCGCGGGTCGGTCTTCGGCCCGCAGTGCCGGGTCCGGGGCGAAGTCAGCGCATCGGTCTTCCACGGCTATGTCAACAAGGCCCACGACGGATTCGTTGGACACAGCGTCCTCGGCGCCTGGGTCAATCTTGGTGCCGGCACCACGACATCCAACCTGAAGAACACCTACGGTGAAATCCGTTTGGAACCATCCGGCGAGCGGATCGAGACCGGTCGCATGTTTCTCGGGAGCCTGATCGCCGATCACGCCAAGACGGCCATCGGCACGATGCTGAGCACCGGCACCATTGTGGGCGCCGGGGCCAACGTCTTCGGCGGCCCGGTCCCCAAGTCAGTGCCACCCTTCGCCTGGGGCATGGTCGGGGAGGAACGGGTGACCGAGACGGGCTTCCTCGAAATCGCCGGCCGGGTGTTCCCCCGTCGCCAGGTGGAGCTCACCCCCGAACGGTCGGCGGCGCTCTCCGCGACCTACCGGCGGCTGACGGGGTCGTGA